The proteins below come from a single Benincasa hispida cultivar B227 chromosome 4, ASM972705v1, whole genome shotgun sequence genomic window:
- the LOC120076234 gene encoding uncharacterized protein LOC120076234, which produces MDNHSSSNKRLRVDSLDSESDSPEVKRLRDDLLGLLDDADPDPTVQDLDSIIQSFADEISPVSSPPPPPPPATGDSLPELGYLLLASDDELGLPPSDASTSHGGETEVVELARASSESSGIGEIWGFEDTVPSYEAFELGEGERFYNDTTEYVAFDGLFEHSDVYSVFS; this is translated from the coding sequence ATGGACAATCACTCATCATCTAACAAACGCCTCCGAGTCGACTCACTCGACTCGGAATCCGACTCTCCCGAGGTCAAGCGTCTCCGGGACGACCTCCTCGGCCTTCTCGACGACGCCGACCCGGATCCCACCGTTCAAGATCTCGATTCCATCATCCAGAGTTTTGCAGACGAAATCTCCCCTGTTTCCTCTCCGCCGCCGCCACCTCCGCCGGCCACCGGCGACTCCTTGCCGGAGCTCGGGTACCTTCTTCTAGCCTCCGACGATGAACTTGGTCTCCCGCCCTCCGACGCCTCCACTAGCCACGGCGGCGAGACGGAGGTGGTCGAACTGGCGCGGGCGTCGTCGGAGTCGTCTGGGATCGGAGAGATTTGGGGATTTGAAGATACAGTTCCGAGTTACGAGGCGTTCGAGTTGGGGGAAGGAGAGAGATTTTACAACGATACGACGGAATATGTGGCGTTTGATGGACTGTTTGAACATTCCGATGTGTACTCTGTTTTCTCGTGA